In a single window of the Micromonospora sp. WMMD1155 genome:
- a CDS encoding DUF4352 domain-containing protein, with product MRKTTTLALIATCLIALGCGAGSTDDATSKADAGGAKGDDKPKTAKVGEPARDGKFEFTVKSSKCGVAKVGSAPLEQKAQGQFCLVTVNVKNIGKEAQMFDGSSQKAYAADGTEYSADSGAAIYANKNAETFLNDINPGNQVTGVVVFDIPKNVKLTKLELHDSPFSGGVDVTL from the coding sequence ATGCGCAAGACCACCACTCTCGCTCTGATCGCCACCTGCCTCATCGCGCTCGGCTGCGGTGCCGGCAGCACCGATGACGCGACCAGCAAGGCCGACGCCGGCGGCGCCAAGGGCGACGACAAGCCGAAGACCGCCAAGGTCGGTGAGCCGGCCCGGGACGGGAAGTTCGAGTTCACGGTCAAGTCGTCCAAGTGCGGCGTGGCCAAGGTCGGCAGTGCCCCGCTCGAGCAGAAGGCGCAGGGCCAGTTCTGCCTGGTCACGGTCAACGTGAAGAACATCGGCAAGGAAGCGCAGATGTTCGACGGCAGCAGCCAGAAGGCGTACGCGGCCGACGGCACCGAGTACTCCGCCGACTCCGGCGCGGCGATCTACGCGAACAAGAACGCCGAGACGTTCCTCAACGACATCAACCCCGGAAACCAGGTCACCGGCGTCGTGGTCTTCGACATTCCGAAGAACGTGAAGCTCACCAAGCTCGAGCTGCACGACTCGCCGTTCTCCGGCGGCGTCGACGTCACCCTGTGA